One Palaemon carinicauda isolate YSFRI2023 chromosome 5, ASM3689809v2, whole genome shotgun sequence DNA window includes the following coding sequences:
- the LOC137641319 gene encoding uncharacterized protein isoform X2, translating into MDMKWWKNFLLILPLVVGITCEIDIKSGALIQNHGKGELLTDFAVVKINVNSILEREEHLNQLDKELRKCILTHSDSAFVEVLRNLQGKIEDIVRPQRNKRSLLPFVGSAFSALFGVATENDVKGLTDRVELIEKWANQKGNLISTLIENNNKNVENIKKMVEFINQVNVNVSNKIDDVEQVFKLIHEVEIEIGDHKESVNGLINAQKGILSPAIISPKTLKEIIDWCMVNSHSKPLLEDIFWYYTMSTVKVTKGYLLVLIPFKGMNLFDLYTIHPFPVKIGNATIIWNHPKVRLALDKNKLLMIILEEGDLEQCVLISESQSMCNFVQIKQPMSNFPCIQGIFFENYELMRECKFETFALPYRALHLGNEIFVYVQSTKNAEVTCDGKTQTFQLGNLKSFADSCSVVINDYLYYVPSVFLHYELNQSSIAKSYENKINHFQLDKLTVVENVAMPLDNDYVLFYKKDVAPFLTMCNVFLIVLITVVTYNVVKYLVFRKLERINELLLVITGKPKE; encoded by the coding sequence gaagtggtggaaaaacttccttctgatcctacccctggtggtcggtatcacttgcgaaatagacattaaaagtggggccttgatacaaaatcatggaaaaggtgaactgttaacagattttgctgtagtaaaaattaatgtcaattcaatattagaaagggaagaacatttgaaccagttagataaagaactacggaagtgcatactaacccatagtgattctgcctttgtagaagtattaagaaatttacagggtaaaattgaagacattgtcaggcctcaaagaaacaagagatctttgttaccttttgtaggaagtgcatttagtgctttgtttggagtggctacagaaaacgatgtaaaaggtttgactgatcgtgtagaactaatcgagaaatgggctaatcagaagggtaatcttataagtactctaatagaaaataataataagaatgtagagaacataaaaaagatggtggaatttattaatcaagttaacgtgaatgtttctaataaaatagatgacgtagaacaagtgtttaagttgattcatgaagtagaaatcgagattggtgatcacaaggaatctgtgaacggactaataaatgcacaaaagggaatactcagccctgctatcatttctccaaaaactttgaaagaaattatcgattggtgtatggtaaatagccattccaagcctttgctagaagatatattttggtattacacaatgtcaactgtgaaagtaacaaaagggtatttgttggtattgatccccttcaagggtatgaatttgtttgacctgtatacaatacatcctttcccagttaagataggaaatgcaacaataatttggaaccatccgaaggttcgtctagcattggataagaacaagttgttgatgattattttagaagaaggtgatttagaacagtgtgtgttgataagtgaaagtcaatccatgtgcaattttgtgcaaattaaacaacctatgagcaattttccgtgtatccaaggtattttctttgagaattatgagttgatgagagagtgtaaatttgaaacctttgctttgccatacagggcattacatttaggtaatgagatttttgtttatgtacaaagtactaaaaatgcagaagttacttgtgatgggaagactcaaacatttcagttaggaaacttgaagtcatttgcagattcttgctcagtagtgataaatgattatctctattatgtaccaagtgtgtttttgcattatgagttaaatcaatcttccattgcaaagagttacgagaacaagattaatcattttcagctagacaaattaacagtggtagaaaatgtggcaatgccacttgataatgattatgttctgttttacaagaaagatgttgcaccatttctgactatgtgtaatgtgtttttgattgtgcttattactgtggtaacatataatgtggtgaagtatttggttttcagaaaattggaaaggattaatgagttgctactagttattactgggaaacctaaagaatag
- the LOC137641319 gene encoding uncharacterized protein isoform X1 — translation MVASLRDTVPCCIKFELILALFQESAETPFYVSKKYKTISRKTEGNQRSREPMDMKWWKNFLLILPLVVGITCEIDIKSGALIQNHGKGELLTDFAVVKINVNSILEREEHLNQLDKELRKCILTHSDSAFVEVLRNLQGKIEDIVRPQRNKRSLLPFVGSAFSALFGVATENDVKGLTDRVELIEKWANQKGNLISTLIENNNKNVENIKKMVEFINQVNVNVSNKIDDVEQVFKLIHEVEIEIGDHKESVNGLINAQKGILSPAIISPKTLKEIIDWCMVNSHSKPLLEDIFWYYTMSTVKVTKGYLLVLIPFKGMNLFDLYTIHPFPVKIGNATIIWNHPKVRLALDKNKLLMIILEEGDLEQCVLISESQSMCNFVQIKQPMSNFPCIQGIFFENYELMRECKFETFALPYRALHLGNEIFVYVQSTKNAEVTCDGKTQTFQLGNLKSFADSCSVVINDYLYYVPSVFLHYELNQSSIAKSYENKINHFQLDKLTVVENVAMPLDNDYVLFYKKDVAPFLTMCNVFLIVLITVVTYNVVKYLVFRKLERINELLLVITGKPKE, via the coding sequence gaagtggtggaaaaacttccttctgatcctacccctggtggtcggtatcacttgcgaaatagacattaaaagtggggccttgatacaaaatcatggaaaaggtgaactgttaacagattttgctgtagtaaaaattaatgtcaattcaatattagaaagggaagaacatttgaaccagttagataaagaactacggaagtgcatactaacccatagtgattctgcctttgtagaagtattaagaaatttacagggtaaaattgaagacattgtcaggcctcaaagaaacaagagatctttgttaccttttgtaggaagtgcatttagtgctttgtttggagtggctacagaaaacgatgtaaaaggtttgactgatcgtgtagaactaatcgagaaatgggctaatcagaagggtaatcttataagtactctaatagaaaataataataagaatgtagagaacataaaaaagatggtggaatttattaatcaagttaacgtgaatgtttctaataaaatagatgacgtagaacaagtgtttaagttgattcatgaagtagaaatcgagattggtgatcacaaggaatctgtgaacggactaataaatgcacaaaagggaatactcagccctgctatcatttctccaaaaactttgaaagaaattatcgattggtgtatggtaaatagccattccaagcctttgctagaagatatattttggtattacacaatgtcaactgtgaaagtaacaaaagggtatttgttggtattgatccccttcaagggtatgaatttgtttgacctgtatacaatacatcctttcccagttaagataggaaatgcaacaataatttggaaccatccgaaggttcgtctagcattggataagaacaagttgttgatgattattttagaagaaggtgatttagaacagtgtgtgttgataagtgaaagtcaatccatgtgcaattttgtgcaaattaaacaacctatgagcaattttccgtgtatccaaggtattttctttgagaattatgagttgatgagagagtgtaaatttgaaacctttgctttgccatacagggcattacatttaggtaatgagatttttgtttatgtacaaagtactaaaaatgcagaagttacttgtgatgggaagactcaaacatttcagttaggaaacttgaagtcatttgcagattcttgctcagtagtgataaatgattatctctattatgtaccaagtgtgtttttgcattatgagttaaatcaatcttccattgcaaagagttacgagaacaagattaatcattttcagctagacaaattaacagtggtagaaaatgtggcaatgccacttgataatgattatgttctgttttacaagaaagatgttgcaccatttctgactatgtgtaatgtgtttttgattgtgcttattactgtggtaacatataatgtggtgaagtatttggttttcagaaaattggaaaggattaatgagttgctactagttattactgggaaacctaaagaatag